In one Parvibaculum sp. genomic region, the following are encoded:
- a CDS encoding DUF3126 family protein: MDKTEIKRIESYLRDKFKLPSITVRARPQKDDSAEVNIGDEFIGVIFKDEEEGEVSYAFNMAILDIDLPD; encoded by the coding sequence TTGGACAAGACCGAAATCAAGCGTATCGAGAGCTATCTGCGCGACAAGTTCAAGCTGCCGTCGATCACGGTGCGGGCGCGGCCGCAGAAGGACGATTCGGCGGAGGTGAATATCGGCGACGAATTCATCGGCGTCATCTTCAAGGACGAGGAAGAGGGCGAGGTGTCCTACGCCTTCAACATGGCGATCCTCGACATCGACCTGCCGGACTGA
- a CDS encoding glucose 1-dehydrogenase, translating to MGRVDGKVAIVTGAAKGIGAISAKLLAKEGAKVLCTDLDEDAGQAVADEITRAGGEALFARHDVVDEAQWERVVALAEEKFGGLHILVNNAGIAPEPSMIEDKPLEHWRHTIAVDLDSVFLGCKHGIRSIKKSTAKGGPDGSIINVSSILGLVGQPGASDYNAAKGGVRLLTKSAALECAQAGYRIRVNSVHPGYIRTPMVQSVIDKGEIGGMQMGANEVVEMLTMLHPIGRLGAPEDIGNGIVFLASDESAFMTGAELVIDGGYTTR from the coding sequence ATGGGACGAGTGGACGGCAAGGTCGCGATCGTGACCGGCGCGGCGAAGGGCATCGGCGCGATCAGCGCCAAATTGCTGGCGAAAGAGGGTGCGAAAGTCCTCTGCACCGATCTCGACGAGGATGCGGGGCAGGCGGTCGCCGACGAAATCACGCGGGCGGGCGGCGAAGCGCTGTTTGCGCGGCACGACGTGGTGGATGAGGCGCAATGGGAGCGCGTGGTGGCGCTGGCGGAAGAAAAGTTCGGCGGCCTGCACATCCTCGTCAACAATGCCGGCATCGCGCCGGAGCCGAGCATGATCGAGGACAAGCCGCTCGAACATTGGCGGCATACCATCGCCGTCGATCTCGACAGCGTGTTTCTCGGCTGCAAGCACGGTATTCGCTCGATCAAGAAGTCGACGGCGAAGGGCGGGCCCGACGGTTCGATCATCAATGTGTCGTCGATCCTCGGCCTAGTCGGCCAGCCCGGCGCGTCGGACTACAACGCGGCGAAGGGCGGGGTGCGGCTGCTCACCAAGTCGGCGGCGCTTGAATGTGCGCAGGCCGGCTATCGCATTCGCGTCAATTCGGTGCATCCGGGCTATATCCGCACGCCGATGGTGCAGTCGGTGATCGACAAGGGCGAGATCGGCGGTATGCAGATGGGCGCCAACGAGGTGGTCGAGATGCTGACCATGCTGCATCCGATCGGCCGTCTGGGTGCGCCGGAGGACATCGGCAACGGCATCGTATTCCTCGCCTCCGACGAATCGGCCTTCATGACCGGCGCCGAACTCGTCATCGATGGCGGCTACACGACGCGCTGA